One segment of Gopherus flavomarginatus isolate rGopFla2 chromosome 8, rGopFla2.mat.asm, whole genome shotgun sequence DNA contains the following:
- the PLSCR5 gene encoding phospholipid scramblase family member 5 isoform X1, which translates to MASQDPQGQINKIFQDYLPGSPDLPSQSKPIEPTEAWKHVQPPHSLPPGLEYLSQLDQIIIHQQVELLEVILGTETCSKYEIKNHLGQRVYFAMEENGCFDRNFCSPIRSFTIRITDNTGREVITVNRPLRCNSCWFPCYMQELEVQSPPGTIVGYVVQNWDPLLPKFTILNESKEDVLKIIGPYATCSCFGDVDFEVKTLNEMSTVGKISKYWSGFVNDVFTNAANFGIQVPVDLDVKIKAIMIGACFLIVSTQNQREKPSQAR; encoded by the exons ATGGCCTCTCAAG ATCCTCAAGGACAaattaacaaaatatttcaggATTATCTTCCGGGTTCTCCAGACCTTCCTAGCCAAAGTAAACCTATTGAACCTACAGAAGCCTGGAAACATGTACAACCTCCTCACAGCTTGCCTCCTGGTCTGGAATACCTGAGCCAG CTGGACCAGATAATCATTCACCAGCAGGTGGAGCTTCTTGAAG TCATACTTGGTACAGAGACCTGCAGCAAATATGAGATAAAAAACCATTTGGGACAAAGAGTTTACTTTGCAATGGAAGAAAATGGTTGCTTTGATCGTAACTTCTGTTCACCTATACGATCTTTCACGATAAGGATTACTGATAACACCGGTCGAGAGGTGATCACAGTGAATAGACCCTTGAGATGTAACAGCTGCTGGTTCCCTTGCTACATGCAAGAG TTAGAAGTTCAGTCCCCTCCTGGTACAATAGTCGGCTACGTTGTCCAGAACTGGGACCCTCTGCTGCCTAAATTCACTATACTGAATGAGAGCAAAGAAGATGTATTGAAAATAATTGGCCCCTATGCAACGTGCAGCTGTTTTGGAGATGTAGACTTTGAG GTAAAAACTCTTAATGAAATGTCAACAGTTGGCAAGATTTCCAAATATTGGTCTGGGTTTGTAAACGATGTTTTTACCAATGCTGCTAACTTTGGGATCCAGGTTCCTGTAGATCTTGACGTGAAAATCAAGGCTATAATGATTGGAGCTTGTTTCCTCATAGTAAGTACACAAAACCAGAGGGAAAAGCCATCACAAGCTAGGTAA
- the PLSCR5 gene encoding phospholipid scramblase family member 5 isoform X2: protein MASQDPQGQINKIFQDYLPGSPDLPSQSKPIEPTEAWKHVQPPHSLPPGLEYLSQLDQIIIHQQVELLEVILGTETCSKYEIKNHLGQRVYFAMEENGCFDRNFCSPIRSFTIRITDNTGREVITVNRPLRCNSCWFPCYMQELEVQSPPGTIVGYVVQNWDPLLPKFTILNESKEDVLKIIGPYATCSCFGDVDFEVKTLNEMSTVGKISKYWSGFVNDVFTNAANFGIQVPVDLDVKIKAIMIGACFLIDLMFFENSLDGL, encoded by the exons ATGGCCTCTCAAG ATCCTCAAGGACAaattaacaaaatatttcaggATTATCTTCCGGGTTCTCCAGACCTTCCTAGCCAAAGTAAACCTATTGAACCTACAGAAGCCTGGAAACATGTACAACCTCCTCACAGCTTGCCTCCTGGTCTGGAATACCTGAGCCAG CTGGACCAGATAATCATTCACCAGCAGGTGGAGCTTCTTGAAG TCATACTTGGTACAGAGACCTGCAGCAAATATGAGATAAAAAACCATTTGGGACAAAGAGTTTACTTTGCAATGGAAGAAAATGGTTGCTTTGATCGTAACTTCTGTTCACCTATACGATCTTTCACGATAAGGATTACTGATAACACCGGTCGAGAGGTGATCACAGTGAATAGACCCTTGAGATGTAACAGCTGCTGGTTCCCTTGCTACATGCAAGAG TTAGAAGTTCAGTCCCCTCCTGGTACAATAGTCGGCTACGTTGTCCAGAACTGGGACCCTCTGCTGCCTAAATTCACTATACTGAATGAGAGCAAAGAAGATGTATTGAAAATAATTGGCCCCTATGCAACGTGCAGCTGTTTTGGAGATGTAGACTTTGAG GTAAAAACTCTTAATGAAATGTCAACAGTTGGCAAGATTTCCAAATATTGGTCTGGGTTTGTAAACGATGTTTTTACCAATGCTGCTAACTTTGGGATCCAGGTTCCTGTAGATCTTGACGTGAAAATCAAGGCTATAATGATTGGAGCTTGTTTCCTCATA
- the PLSCR5 gene encoding phospholipid scramblase family member 5 isoform X3, translating into MASQDPQGQINKIFQDYLPGSPDLPSQSKPIEPTEAWKHVQPPHSLPPGLEYLSQLDQIIIHQQVELLEVILGTETCSKYEIKNHLGQRVYFAMEENGCFDRNFCSPIRSFTIRITDNTGREVITVNRPLRCNSCWFPCYMQELEVQSPPGTIVGYVVQNWDPLLPKFTILNESKEDVLKIIGPYATCSCFGDVDFEDLMFFENSLDGL; encoded by the exons ATGGCCTCTCAAG ATCCTCAAGGACAaattaacaaaatatttcaggATTATCTTCCGGGTTCTCCAGACCTTCCTAGCCAAAGTAAACCTATTGAACCTACAGAAGCCTGGAAACATGTACAACCTCCTCACAGCTTGCCTCCTGGTCTGGAATACCTGAGCCAG CTGGACCAGATAATCATTCACCAGCAGGTGGAGCTTCTTGAAG TCATACTTGGTACAGAGACCTGCAGCAAATATGAGATAAAAAACCATTTGGGACAAAGAGTTTACTTTGCAATGGAAGAAAATGGTTGCTTTGATCGTAACTTCTGTTCACCTATACGATCTTTCACGATAAGGATTACTGATAACACCGGTCGAGAGGTGATCACAGTGAATAGACCCTTGAGATGTAACAGCTGCTGGTTCCCTTGCTACATGCAAGAG TTAGAAGTTCAGTCCCCTCCTGGTACAATAGTCGGCTACGTTGTCCAGAACTGGGACCCTCTGCTGCCTAAATTCACTATACTGAATGAGAGCAAAGAAGATGTATTGAAAATAATTGGCCCCTATGCAACGTGCAGCTGTTTTGGAGATGTAGACTTTGAG